A single Geobacillus kaustophilus DNA region contains:
- a CDS encoding aldehyde dehydrogenase family protein, which translates to MTTHVQVQHFPLFINGEWQPSTSGETFHVYNPATGEMVATVAKATADDVDRAVQAARKAFDETDWKAMKPKERARVLNAIAQSIAANAQELAYLEAISSGGTIRRISSIDILQTIDLFQTMANIVEEYPFSETLPIPPFPGPAHNVVWREPIGVCAAITPWNLPLMIASWKIAPALAAGNTIVVKPASYTPLSALKLAEIISSFVPPGVINVVAGSGADVGEALVRHPQVDKVAFTGSTEVGRRIMALAAETVKNVTLELGGKSPNILLDDADLELAVPGSLFGVFLHSGQLCESGTRLFVPDRLHDEVVERLVALTKTLRIGHPLDPATDVGPVISHRQKETVLSYIETGKQEGAAVVCGGHEVEVPGCEGGHFVAPTIFTNVTNDMKIAQEEIFGPVLSVIRYHDVEEAVAMANDTTYGLAAGVWTRDVNKAYAIAGRLRAGVVWINDWHMLRNDAPFGGYKQSGIGREMGKYSLDAYTQLKHVHTSMVPELEKRKWYQVLFSRLHAMMKK; encoded by the coding sequence ATGACCACTCACGTGCAAGTGCAACATTTCCCACTCTTTATTAACGGCGAATGGCAGCCGTCAACAAGCGGGGAAACGTTTCACGTATACAATCCGGCGACCGGAGAGATGGTGGCGACTGTCGCAAAGGCGACAGCGGACGATGTCGACCGGGCGGTGCAAGCGGCGCGCAAGGCGTTTGATGAGACCGATTGGAAGGCGATGAAACCGAAAGAACGGGCGCGCGTGCTGAACGCGATCGCCCAGTCCATTGCCGCCAACGCCCAAGAGCTCGCCTATTTGGAAGCGATCTCGAGCGGGGGGACGATCCGTCGCATCAGCTCGATCGATATTTTGCAGACGATCGATCTGTTCCAAACGATGGCGAACATCGTTGAAGAGTACCCGTTTTCGGAAACGCTGCCGATTCCGCCGTTTCCCGGCCCGGCGCATAACGTTGTTTGGCGCGAGCCGATCGGGGTTTGTGCGGCGATTACGCCGTGGAACTTGCCGCTCATGATCGCCTCGTGGAAAATTGCACCGGCGCTGGCGGCGGGCAATACGATCGTCGTGAAGCCGGCGAGCTACACACCGCTGTCAGCGCTGAAGCTGGCGGAAATCATTTCGTCCTTTGTGCCCCCGGGGGTCATCAACGTGGTGGCCGGCTCGGGCGCCGACGTCGGTGAGGCGCTTGTCCGCCATCCGCAAGTCGATAAAGTGGCGTTTACCGGTTCAACCGAGGTCGGCCGCCGCATTATGGCGCTGGCGGCGGAAACGGTGAAAAACGTGACGCTTGAACTCGGCGGCAAGTCGCCGAACATTTTGCTTGATGATGCCGATTTGGAGCTTGCCGTTCCCGGCAGTTTGTTTGGCGTCTTTTTGCACTCCGGCCAGCTGTGCGAATCGGGAACAAGGCTGTTTGTGCCCGATCGGCTCCATGATGAAGTGGTCGAGCGGCTTGTCGCGCTGACAAAAACACTTCGCATCGGCCATCCGCTCGACCCGGCGACCGATGTCGGACCGGTTATCTCCCACCGGCAAAAAGAAACGGTGCTCTCCTATATTGAAACCGGGAAGCAAGAAGGAGCGGCCGTTGTATGCGGCGGCCATGAAGTGGAAGTGCCTGGCTGTGAAGGCGGCCATTTTGTCGCGCCGACGATTTTTACGAATGTCACGAATGACATGAAAATCGCCCAAGAAGAGATTTTCGGCCCGGTGTTGTCGGTCATTCGCTACCATGACGTGGAAGAGGCGGTGGCGATGGCGAACGATACGACCTACGGGCTTGCGGCCGGCGTCTGGACGCGCGACGTCAACAAGGCGTACGCCATCGCCGGACGCCTGCGGGCTGGCGTCGTCTGGATCAATGACTGGCATATGCTTCGCAATGACGCGCCATTTGGCGGTTACAAGCAAAGCGGCATCGGGCGCGAAATGGGCAAATATTCGCTTGATGCCTACACGCAGCTGAAGCATGTGCATACGTCGATGGTGCCGGAGCTTGAGAAGCGGAAATGGTATCAAGTGCTGTTTTCTCGCCTGCACGCCATGATGAAAAAGTAA
- a CDS encoding acyl-CoA dehydrogenase family protein has product MDFILSDEIEFLKENVRRFVREVVEPAAMDIEENDQIPKDIIEKSKDMGLFGLSIPEEYGGLGLSMVGKCAIYEELGKTHNGYTTLIGAHTGIGTVGIVELGTEEQKRRYLPKMATGEWIGAFALTEPNAGSNAAAIKTTAVRKGDRYIINGSKHYITNAVDAHVFTVMAVTDPSKGPKGITSFIVEKDFPGFIVGKVERKMGLRGSHSAELFFDNLEVPVENVLGKEGEGYVNALKILANGRAGLAARNLGSCVRLLEYCMEYAEQREQFGKPIIEQQAIQHMLADMSMLIEVLRSTVYRVAWMVDQKMRVVKEAAIAKLFGSEVYNKIADMAVQIHGGLGYMKDYPIERYFRDARITKIYEGTSEIQRNIIASELRREYGKVRV; this is encoded by the coding sequence ATGGATTTTATATTGTCAGACGAGATTGAATTTTTAAAAGAAAATGTCCGCCGATTTGTGAGAGAGGTCGTTGAGCCGGCGGCAATGGACATTGAAGAAAACGACCAAATTCCGAAAGATATTATTGAAAAATCGAAAGACATGGGGCTGTTCGGCTTAAGCATTCCCGAAGAGTATGGAGGCCTCGGCTTGTCGATGGTCGGCAAATGCGCCATTTACGAAGAGCTCGGCAAAACGCACAACGGCTATACGACATTAATCGGCGCCCATACCGGCATCGGCACGGTCGGCATCGTCGAGCTCGGCACTGAGGAACAAAAACGGCGCTACTTGCCGAAAATGGCGACCGGTGAATGGATCGGCGCCTTCGCCTTAACCGAGCCGAACGCCGGCTCGAACGCCGCCGCGATCAAAACGACCGCCGTCCGCAAAGGCGACCGCTACATCATTAACGGCTCGAAACATTACATTACTAACGCCGTCGACGCCCATGTCTTTACCGTCATGGCCGTGACCGACCCGTCGAAAGGTCCGAAAGGCATCACCTCGTTTATCGTCGAAAAAGATTTTCCCGGTTTTATCGTAGGAAAAGTGGAGCGGAAAATGGGGCTGCGCGGTTCGCACTCGGCCGAGCTGTTTTTTGATAATCTAGAAGTACCGGTCGAAAACGTGCTCGGAAAAGAAGGCGAGGGGTATGTCAACGCTCTCAAAATCCTCGCCAACGGCCGTGCGGGTCTCGCCGCCCGCAATCTCGGCTCCTGCGTCCGCCTGCTCGAATACTGCATGGAATACGCCGAACAGCGCGAACAGTTCGGCAAGCCGATCATCGAGCAGCAAGCCATCCAGCATATGCTGGCGGACATGAGCATGTTGATCGAAGTGCTTCGCTCGACCGTCTATCGCGTCGCCTGGATGGTCGATCAAAAGATGCGTGTCGTCAAAGAAGCGGCCATCGCCAAACTGTTCGGCTCGGAAGTGTACAACAAAATCGCTGATATGGCCGTACAAATCCACGGCGGCCTCGGCTACATGAAAGACTACCCGATCGAACGCTACTTCCGCGACGCCCGCATCACGAAAATTTACGAAGGCACCTCGGAAATCCAGCGCAACATCATCGCGAGTGAACTGCGGAGAGAATACGGAAAAGTGCGGGTATAA
- a CDS encoding R2-like ligand-binding oxidase, translating into MRRAQPLVTTGSRGLQEDSFPFRLYQKAKKLGVWNPADIDLTQDEKDWETLPVQMKDGILRLIAQFQAGEEAVTRDLLPLLMVVAKEGRIEEEMYLTTFLFEEAKHTEFFRLVLNAIGVKEDLSHYHSETYHTIFNEILPSAMGRLEHDSSPEAIAEASVVYNMFVEGVLAETGYYGFYKSLEQMGAMPGLLKGIGYLKKDESRHIAYGTFLLQRLIREHPYLLEVVMKKMEQLAPLAVKLNEEAAAHDSIFGPDYYADIMNFTARQLAARMDVLKKAQEKSFEELFGLEESENVG; encoded by the coding sequence GTGCGGCGGGCTCAGCCGTTGGTCACTACAGGCAGCCGCGGGCTGCAGGAAGATTCGTTTCCGTTTCGGCTTTACCAAAAGGCCAAAAAGTTAGGGGTGTGGAATCCAGCTGATATTGACTTGACGCAAGATGAGAAAGATTGGGAGACGCTCCCTGTTCAGATGAAGGACGGAATTTTGCGGCTCATTGCCCAGTTTCAAGCCGGGGAAGAGGCGGTGACGCGTGATTTGTTGCCGCTTTTGATGGTTGTCGCCAAAGAAGGACGGATTGAGGAGGAGATGTACTTAACCACCTTTTTGTTTGAGGAGGCGAAACATACCGAGTTTTTCCGCCTTGTGCTCAATGCGATCGGCGTCAAAGAAGATTTGTCCCATTACCATTCCGAGACATACCATACGATTTTTAACGAGATTTTGCCGTCAGCGATGGGGCGGCTTGAACATGATTCGTCCCCAGAGGCCATTGCCGAGGCCTCGGTCGTGTACAACATGTTTGTCGAAGGGGTGCTGGCGGAAACGGGGTATTACGGCTTTTACAAATCGCTTGAGCAAATGGGCGCCATGCCTGGGTTGTTGAAAGGGATCGGCTATTTGAAAAAAGACGAGTCGCGCCACATCGCCTACGGGACGTTTTTGCTTCAGCGGCTGATCCGTGAGCATCCGTATCTTCTGGAAGTTGTGATGAAAAAGATGGAGCAGCTCGCACCGCTTGCAGTAAAACTCAACGAGGAAGCGGCGGCCCACGATTCCATTTTCGGCCCTGACTACTACGCTGACATTATGAATTTCACCGCCCGCCAACTGGCAGCGAGGATGGACGTGCTGAAAAAGGCGCAGGAGAAGTCGTTTGAGGAGCTGTTCGGTCTTGAGGAAAGCGAAAACGTTGGCTAG